A DNA window from Aureibaculum sp. 2308TA14-22 contains the following coding sequences:
- a CDS encoding alpha/beta hydrolase family esterase yields the protein MKKYSLILLVLFIAFCSEKALSQTNNENLILNQKIVVDGTKREYHMYMPNKQPNKPLVILLHGNRGSYNQVIGKRRIKSPQKVWLDLAKQHNFIVVVPNGNLGTNNKRGWNDCRNDVEGNPESNDVLFISQLLDKIKTEYNHNEDKVFVAGVSNGGQMAMRLAMEIPEKITAFAAIIASMPENSKCKDSNIPISALFMNGTADPILPYEGGQMASSRGLVKSTEESIAYWVKRNGIFENPIENSMDDIDKKDKSTATKLLYKKGTNNTEVTLCRIINGGHTEPSKKEKYRKFFKSIVGNQNTDIEMAYELWDFFKDKKK from the coding sequence ATGAAAAAATATTCTCTTATCCTATTAGTTCTTTTTATTGCTTTTTGCAGTGAAAAAGCACTTTCACAAACCAATAACGAAAACCTGATTTTAAATCAAAAGATAGTCGTTGACGGAACTAAACGAGAATATCATATGTATATGCCGAATAAACAACCTAACAAGCCACTTGTTATTTTGTTACACGGCAATCGTGGAAGTTATAATCAAGTTATTGGGAAAAGACGTATAAAATCACCTCAAAAAGTCTGGCTTGATTTGGCAAAACAACATAATTTTATAGTAGTCGTGCCTAATGGAAACTTAGGCACTAATAACAAAAGAGGCTGGAATGATTGTAGAAATGACGTTGAAGGAAACCCAGAATCCAATGATGTCCTGTTCATTAGCCAACTGTTGGATAAAATTAAAACAGAATACAATCATAATGAAGATAAAGTATTTGTAGCTGGAGTATCCAATGGTGGACAAATGGCAATGCGGTTGGCAATGGAAATACCGGAAAAAATAACCGCTTTTGCTGCAATAATAGCATCTATGCCAGAAAATTCAAAGTGCAAGGATTCAAATATACCTATTTCAGCTTTATTTATGAACGGTACGGCTGATCCAATCCTACCCTATGAAGGTGGGCAAATGGCTTCTAGCAGGGGTCTCGTAAAATCGACAGAAGAAAGTATAGCCTATTGGGTGAAAAGAAACGGGATTTTTGAAAACCCAATCGAAAATAGCATGGATGATATTGATAAAAAAGATAAAAGTACTGCAACCAAACTACTCTATAAAAAAGGTACCAACAATACAGAAGTAACTTTATGCAGGATAATTAATGGAGGTCATACAGAACCTAGCAAAAAGGAAAAATATCGTAAATTTTTTAAATCCATTGTTGGCAATCAAAATACTGATATTGAAATGGCTTATGAATTATGGGATTTTTTTAAAGATAAGAAAAAGTAA